A section of the Bombus fervidus isolate BK054 chromosome 9, iyBomFerv1, whole genome shotgun sequence genome encodes:
- the Sply gene encoding sphingosine-1-phosphate lyase isoform X1: protein MNVYFLGVNNMKQLINNYFEAKEPWQIVTITSTTILATVWLWNFVFQDESLVERAKKQLFSLRNFIPAIRNKIDQELNKINQTFEQETLQRIKDIPFTVKLPEKSLEPNEILERIKKCVQLAYCYLGDYDWKNGKVSGAIYRVDTNLLQLMGDIYSIASYTNPLHPDIFPGICKMEAEVVRIVCNLFHGDEDSCGTMTSGGTESILLACKTYRDYAKNMKGIKNPEIVMPVTAHSAFDKAAQYLKLKVRSVPVNQHSYTACIKSMEKAITRNTIMLIGSTPNFPYGTMDNIKAISDLGIKYNIPVHVDACLGGFLICFMPNAGFNVPPFDFRLSGVTSISVDTHKYAYAPKGSSLILYRNKKLRHYQYTITTDWPGGIYGSPTVSGSRAGGIIASCWATLMYFGYNEYLESTKKIIETTKYIEQRLRKLDGIFIFGTPATSVIALGSNDFHIYKLSEALNVRGWNLNTLQFPCGIHLCVTYVHTQLGVADQFLSDVETELSIILKNPEAPVDGKFAIYGMSQSIPDRSIVGDFAKCFLDSIYFTPENETMVNKGSSI, encoded by the exons aTGAACGTATATTTTCTTGGTGtgaataatatgaaacaactgattaacaattattttgaaGCCAAAGAACCATGGCAAATAGTGACTATAACCAGTACAACCATCCTTGCCACAGTTTGGTTATGGAATTTTGTCTTTCAAGATGAGA GTCTCGTAGAAAGAGCAAAGAAGCAACTGTTTAGTTTAAGGAATTTTATACCTgctattagaaataaaattgatcaaGAATTAAATAAGATTAATCAAACGTTCGAACAAGAAACAttacaaagaataaaagatattccTTTCACTGTGAAACTTCCAGAGAAAAGTTTAGAACCgaatgaaatattagaaagaataaaaaaatgtgtTCAATTag caTATTGTTATTTAGGTGATTATGATTGGAAAAATGGTAAAGTATCTGGAGCTATATATAGGGTTGATACTAATCTTTTACAATTAATGGGAGATATTTATAGCATTGCATCATATACAAATCCATTACATCCTGATATTTTTCCTGGTATATGTAAGATGGAAGCAGAAGTGGTGAGAATAGTTTGTAATTTGTTCCATGGAGATGAAGATTCTTGTGGCACT ATGACCAGCGGTGGTACAGAATCAATTTTATTGGCATGTAAAACATATAGGGATTATGCAAAGAATATGAAAGGTATAAAAAATCCAGAAATAGTAATGCCTGTAACAGCACATTCCGCTTTTGATAAAGCTGCTCAGTACTTAAAACTTAAAGTACGTTCTGTCCCTGTCAACCAACATAGCTATACTGCTTGTATTAAATCTATGGAAAAAGCTATTACAAGGAATacaataatg ttaATAGGCTCAACACCAAACTTTCCGTATGGAACAATGGATAATATTAAAGCAATTTCTGATCTaggaataaaatacaatattccGGTTCATGTTGATGCTTGTCTCGGtggatttttaatttgtttcatGCCAAATGCAGGTTTTAATGTACCACCTTTTGACTTTAGACTTTCTGGAGTGACAAGTATATCGGTTGATACGCATAAA tATGCATATGCTCCAAAAGGTTCTTCGCTTAttctttatagaaataaaaagttaagACATTATCAATATACTATAACAACCGATTGGCCTGGTGGTATATATGGTTCGCCAACTGTAAGTGGTTCAAGAGCTGGTGGAATTATAGCATCATGTTGGGCTACATTAATGTATTTTGgttataatgaatatttagaatcgacaaagaaaattatagaaactaCTAAATATATTGAACAACG ATTGAGAAAGTTagatggaatttttatttttggtaCTCCGGCTACTTCGGTTATAGCATTAGGGTCAAACGATTTTCACATTTATAAACTTTCGGAAGCTCTAAATGTAAGAGGATGGAACTTGAATACACTTCAGTTCCCGTGTGGCATACATCTTTGTGTTACATATGTCCATACACAATTAGGTGTAGCAGATCAATTTTTAAGTGATGTTGAAACTGAATTAAGTATAATCTTAAAAAATCCAGAAGCTCCTGTTGATGGAAAG TTTGCAATTTATGGAATGAGTCAAAGCATACCAGATAGAAGTATTGTTGGCGATTTCGCAAAATGTTTCCTagattctatatattttacgcCAGAAAATGAGACAATGGTTAATAAAGGATCAAGTATCTAA
- the Sply gene encoding sphingosine-1-phosphate lyase isoform X2: MNVYFLGVNNMKQLINNYFEAKEPWQIVTITSTTILATVWLWNFVFQDESLVERAKKQLFSLRNFIPAIRNKIDQELNKINQTFEQETLQRIKDIPFTVKLPEKSLEPNEILERIKKCVQLGDYDWKNGKVSGAIYRVDTNLLQLMGDIYSIASYTNPLHPDIFPGICKMEAEVVRIVCNLFHGDEDSCGTMTSGGTESILLACKTYRDYAKNMKGIKNPEIVMPVTAHSAFDKAAQYLKLKVRSVPVNQHSYTACIKSMEKAITRNTIMLIGSTPNFPYGTMDNIKAISDLGIKYNIPVHVDACLGGFLICFMPNAGFNVPPFDFRLSGVTSISVDTHKYAYAPKGSSLILYRNKKLRHYQYTITTDWPGGIYGSPTVSGSRAGGIIASCWATLMYFGYNEYLESTKKIIETTKYIEQRLRKLDGIFIFGTPATSVIALGSNDFHIYKLSEALNVRGWNLNTLQFPCGIHLCVTYVHTQLGVADQFLSDVETELSIILKNPEAPVDGKFAIYGMSQSIPDRSIVGDFAKCFLDSIYFTPENETMVNKGSSI; encoded by the exons aTGAACGTATATTTTCTTGGTGtgaataatatgaaacaactgattaacaattattttgaaGCCAAAGAACCATGGCAAATAGTGACTATAACCAGTACAACCATCCTTGCCACAGTTTGGTTATGGAATTTTGTCTTTCAAGATGAGA GTCTCGTAGAAAGAGCAAAGAAGCAACTGTTTAGTTTAAGGAATTTTATACCTgctattagaaataaaattgatcaaGAATTAAATAAGATTAATCAAACGTTCGAACAAGAAACAttacaaagaataaaagatattccTTTCACTGTGAAACTTCCAGAGAAAAGTTTAGAACCgaatgaaatattagaaagaataaaaaaatgtgtTCAATTag GTGATTATGATTGGAAAAATGGTAAAGTATCTGGAGCTATATATAGGGTTGATACTAATCTTTTACAATTAATGGGAGATATTTATAGCATTGCATCATATACAAATCCATTACATCCTGATATTTTTCCTGGTATATGTAAGATGGAAGCAGAAGTGGTGAGAATAGTTTGTAATTTGTTCCATGGAGATGAAGATTCTTGTGGCACT ATGACCAGCGGTGGTACAGAATCAATTTTATTGGCATGTAAAACATATAGGGATTATGCAAAGAATATGAAAGGTATAAAAAATCCAGAAATAGTAATGCCTGTAACAGCACATTCCGCTTTTGATAAAGCTGCTCAGTACTTAAAACTTAAAGTACGTTCTGTCCCTGTCAACCAACATAGCTATACTGCTTGTATTAAATCTATGGAAAAAGCTATTACAAGGAATacaataatg ttaATAGGCTCAACACCAAACTTTCCGTATGGAACAATGGATAATATTAAAGCAATTTCTGATCTaggaataaaatacaatattccGGTTCATGTTGATGCTTGTCTCGGtggatttttaatttgtttcatGCCAAATGCAGGTTTTAATGTACCACCTTTTGACTTTAGACTTTCTGGAGTGACAAGTATATCGGTTGATACGCATAAA tATGCATATGCTCCAAAAGGTTCTTCGCTTAttctttatagaaataaaaagttaagACATTATCAATATACTATAACAACCGATTGGCCTGGTGGTATATATGGTTCGCCAACTGTAAGTGGTTCAAGAGCTGGTGGAATTATAGCATCATGTTGGGCTACATTAATGTATTTTGgttataatgaatatttagaatcgacaaagaaaattatagaaactaCTAAATATATTGAACAACG ATTGAGAAAGTTagatggaatttttatttttggtaCTCCGGCTACTTCGGTTATAGCATTAGGGTCAAACGATTTTCACATTTATAAACTTTCGGAAGCTCTAAATGTAAGAGGATGGAACTTGAATACACTTCAGTTCCCGTGTGGCATACATCTTTGTGTTACATATGTCCATACACAATTAGGTGTAGCAGATCAATTTTTAAGTGATGTTGAAACTGAATTAAGTATAATCTTAAAAAATCCAGAAGCTCCTGTTGATGGAAAG TTTGCAATTTATGGAATGAGTCAAAGCATACCAGATAGAAGTATTGTTGGCGATTTCGCAAAATGTTTCCTagattctatatattttacgcCAGAAAATGAGACAATGGTTAATAAAGGATCAAGTATCTAA